A window of Otariodibacter oris genomic DNA:
GAGGTATCTGAATTGGATACTATTACAGTAACACCTGGACAAGATGGGGTGAATACTCCTAATAAAAAGGTTGCTGAAACAGTAAAAACATCAAGAACCTTAGAAAAACAACAAGTTCAAAATAGCCGAGATCTTGTACGCTATGATACGGGTATTACAGTTGTAGAAACAGGTAGATTTGGTTCAAGTGGTTTTGCAATTCGTGGTGTTGATGAAAACCGTGTTGCTATTACAGTTGATGGTTTACATCAGGCTGAAGCACTTTCCTCACAAGGTTTCAAAGAACTCTTTGAAGGATATGGTAATTTTAACAACACACGAAATAGTGTTGAAATGGAAACATTAAAACAAGTTACTATCAATAAAGGTGCTAACTCAGTAAAGGTGGGGTCTGGAGCTTTAGGTGGTTCTGTAGTATATGAAACAAAAGATGCTAGAGATTTATTAATTGATAGAGATTTCTTCTATAGTATAAAAGGTGGGTTAGCTGATGCAAATAAACAAGCCTATCACTCACAAACCTTAGCGGGAAGGTATAAGTGGTTTGATGTTCTTGCTGTTTATACAAAACGAAACCAACATCAATTAAAAAACTTTGATTATAGTCATTATGATAATGCTGTCTTTGGTCAGGAAAGAGAAAAAGCAGATCCCTACCATATCCAAAAAGAAAGTACTTTAGTAAAGTTAGGTTTCCAACCTAATGAAGAAAACCGATTAAGTTTTACTTTTGATGGTTATACAAATAAAGCTAGAGGTCATGACTATTCATATAATCTCACACCAAGATCAGCAAGTGACTTTGGACGTGATAATTTTACTGATGTTGTTGGTCAACGTTACACTGATGATAAATCAACTAGAAAAAATTATGCAATAACTTTTGAAAACTATTCCCAGACACCACTGTGGGATAGTATGAAAGTGACATTCTCCGATCAGAAAATTAAAAATAGGGCAAGAACTGAAGAATATTGCCGAGGAGATTATTGCCAAGAGATCGCTAATCCCATAGGCTTAAAAGTAGATAGCGCTAATGTTGTTGATAGTAATGGAGGCATTGTTGATATTGTTAAAACAGCAGCAAGTACTGCGGGTTTAACTTCACTACAAGATAGCCAAGGTAACTTACATAATGCAGGATATAGCCTAACACCAGTCAATGAATATTATTTCGATTGTACAATTTTTGATTGTAATAGTAACATTACAACCTACTTGAGCCCCCAACAAACTGCGGGTAGAACTGGTCAGGATATCTATTATGAAAAACATAATATCGATCTCACTAAGGATAGAGTGTCTTTCGACACTTCAATAGATGGATTTGATGACAATTGGGATCCTATTATAGAGCATAGAACCTATAATGTGGATGTAACCGATGAAGAGTTTAATAATAAAAAGTATAAAAAATTATCTGCTACTTATACCCAATATAGCTCTTTTTTAGAAAGAAATGTTGATTTTGCAACACGAGATATTTTTGCTGTTCTTCCAGCATCTAAAGGATTCCTTGAGAGAGATTGGAAAGAAAGAGATTTAGACACAGATACAAAACAAATCAACCTTGATTTCACTAAATATCTTAGCATAAAGAATACAGAACACGAGATCTCCTATGGTGGATCATATGCTGAAACTAAAAAGAGAATGGTTAATAGACAGGGTTATGATGCAACCAATCCTCAATGGTGGGCTGAGACTTATGCCCCAGACTGTTCAGCACCTGGTGTTGCAGGGAATGCTCTTTCATGTCCAGTAAGTGAAGGAGAAACATCATTCTTGGTGCCAGTCAAAAGTAAAGAAGGTGCTTTATACATAGCTGATGAAATTCAATTCAATAGTGTATTTGGTATTGATTTTGGCTATAGATTCGACAAAATCAAATATAAACCTAACTATAAACCAGGTATAAGTCCTAAAATTCCAGATGGAATGGTAGAAGGCTTATTTATTCCTCTTGAAACATTACCTGAGGAGCCAAGATGGTGGACTTATCAAAGTCAAAATGATCCTAATTATCTAAGAGATTTAGCAGAATATAATAGAATAAAAGAGGCAAATGATAAAAACGCTGAAGCTAATATTCAATATTTCTCTCAGAAGAAAAAGTTTAATAGCAACTCCTATTCTTTTGGTATGAATCTTGATCCTTTAGATTTCTTAAAAGTTCAAGCTAAATATTCTAGAGGATTCAGAGCTCCAACTCATGAAGAGTTATATTTTACATTTAGACATCCTGATTTTACGATTAAACCAAATGTAGATTTAGAGCCAGAAATTGCTAAAACAAAAGAAATTGCATTTACATTCCATAAAAATAATAGCTTTATTACTCTTAGTGGATTTAAAACAGATTATGACAACTTCTTAGATCTAAGATATGTTGGTGTACAACGTGTAAATATAAATGCAAACAGTGCCTTAGATTTTGATATTTACCAAAATGTAAACAGACAAAATGCAAGTGTCAAAGGTTTTGAGGTTAATTCACTATTATCATTGGGTGATGTATACAGTAATTTAGAAGGCTTTACTGTTGGTTGGAAATTTACAAAACAAAAAGGTAAAGTACTTACTGAAAACGATGGCAGAGTACCAATGAACGCTATTCAGCCTACTACTGCGGTATATAGCATTGGGTATGCTAGCCCTAGTGGTAAATTTGGTGGTGATATTTATGTAACTCATGCTTCAGCCAAAAAAGCGAAAGATACTTATAATATGTTCTGGCGTAATGAACAAGCCCTTGGTGATCCCATCAATGGAAAAGAAGTCTCAGATTCATCTTCTCATTGGTTAAGCAAGAGCTATACCACGCTTGATTTTATTGGATTTGTGAGACCAATCGAAGATTTAACTGTAAGATTTGGTGCTTATAATATTACCAATAAAAAATATATTACATGGGATTCTGCTCGCTCTATTCGTTCTTTCGGAACGACAAATAGAGTACGAAAAAGTGATGGTTTAGGACTAAATCGTTTTACTGCTCCAGGTAGAAACTTTAGATTAGATCTTGAATATGTATTCTAATTAGAATGTAATATTCTAGTCCAAAAAAACAAAAAGACTGATTATTGAAATAATCAGTCTTTTTCATTATTTAGTTGCATGGCTAAATAGTAAATTATTTTACTTCTCTAATCATAATCTCAGAAGGAATCACACTACCCTGCCAATATAATTCAGAAGCCACTTTAGCCGCTAAATCCAAATAGAATTGACTAATTTCATGATTTGGATCTGCAACAACCGTTGGAATGCCTTTATCCAGATCTTCACGAAGCTTAATATGCAATGGTAATTGACCTAGCACTTGGGTATTATATTTCTCAGCAACTTTTGCTGCCCCTCCTGTACCAAAAATATTTTCATGATGCCCACAATTAGAACAAATATATACACTCATATTTTCAATAATACCTAATACAGGTACTGAAACTCGTTCAAACATTGAGATACCTTTAATTGCATCCAATAAAGCAATATCTTGTGGCGTAGTAACAACAACAGCACCCGTCACTGGAATTTGTTGGGAGAGAGTTAACTGAATATCCCCTGTACCTGGTGGCATATCAATCACCAAGTAATCTAAATCTGGCCACCATGTTTCTTGTAATAATTGACTTAATGCACTACTTGCCATTGGTCCACGCCAAATTGTTGCATTATTAGCATCCATTAAATAGCCAATTGAGTTAGAAAAAATCCCATGTACTTCGATGGGAGTCATGTGCTGATTATCTGGTGAGGTTGGTCGTTGATCTGCTGCACCTAGCATATGGGGAATAGATGGCCCATAAATATCTGCATCAAGAATCCCCACTCTTGCCCCTTGTGCTTTTAAGGCTAAAGCTAAATTAACCGCAGTAGTTGACTTCCCTACGCCACCTTTTCCTGAAGTCACTGCAATAATATTTTTTACACCATTTACAGCAGGATGATTGTTCGCTCTTTTTAATGTGGCAATTTTATAATTGATTACCCACTTAATTCGATCAGCATTGACCACTTTCTTTATTTTTTCTTCAATATCTTGTTTGAATTGCTTAAAAGCAGTATTCCAGGCAAATGGCATCGCTAATTCTACGCGTAAAACGCCATTAACTAACTCAGCTTTTTTTAATGTATTTAATGTGATTAAATCTTTTTGCAAAGTTTCATGTTTAAAATTTTGAAAAATCTTTGTAATTTCAGCTAATTGCTGTTCACTAATTTGATTCATCCTTTTTCCTTATTCCTATATAGATCTTTACTATAAATTACTTCACTTGAATTATCTTTATCAATGCCAACAATATCTGGTGCAACTGAAACTCGTCTTTGGTATTGAAAAAGAGGCAAAAGTGCAACATCTTTCTCCAACTGTTGAGTAATTTCTAAAATTAAGTTATCTCGTTGCTCAATTGTTAATGATTCATTTCTAAGTTTCTCTAGTTTTTCATCTACTACTGGATTTGAATATCCACTCTTATTGTCCAAACTCGTAGAATGAAATTGATTAAGAAATAATACTGGATCACTATAATCAGCACACCATCCCGAACGAATTAACTGAAAATCTTTATTTCTTCGTTTTCTTAATAATCTTTCCCATGGTACTGGATCAAGGCTGACTCTAAAAAGATCAGATTGTCCTAATGTTCTAGCAATGCGATTAGCAATTTCTTTATGTCGTCCCTGATCATCAAAAGTAATCTTAATATTTAGAGGTTTCTTATCTTTAATACCTAATTGCTCAAAAAATTGCTCAGCACTCTCCGTAGACAACTGATACCCAATCTCACTTGCCATTGTTGAAGGCAAAGCTAGATAATTAGGTATGCCAAATCCATTACTAACATCTGAGGAAGAAACCATTGCCCGAATAGCTTGCCGAATTTCTTTTTTACTCAAATTTGGATCACTAAAGTTAAATTCATAAAAATAGGTACATAATTGAGGTAAGTTAATGATATTACGTTTATAACTACTCAGAGGATTTTCAACAATATCAAATCTATCTGGATTTTGTGCTGTACTAATCAATTGATATTTGACTGATTTAAATGCATTTCCTTCCTCTCTAGAGTGTAGAGTTACCTCATTTTTATCTTTAGATATAATCTCATAATCACCATTAACAATAATTTCACTAAAATCTTCAGGTCTTTTTCCATGATATGTAGGTAAAAGTGCTACATGAGCTAACATTTTAAGCAACTGTCGGTTTGGTTCTTTTAAATCAATTTGTAATGTGCGAG
This region includes:
- a CDS encoding peptide ABC transporter substrate-binding protein; the protein is MKKLSRFIKFISYLTACVLLIVGCDQQPMPQTKVKIEEKIPTELSRAIYSAYLQLDPHFVKVSADAAPVRDLFVGLMRFDSKGNIVNGVADRYETQDSKSWIFILRDDAKWSNGEPVTANDFVDSWKRLLDPIESSPLSYYLVYMGLENAKEILEGSKPLGDLGIHALNSRTLQIDLKEPNRQLLKMLAHVALLPTYHGKRPEDFSEIIVNGDYEIISKDKNEVTLHSREEGNAFKSVKYQLISTAQNPDRFDIVENPLSSYKRNIINLPQLCTYFYEFNFSDPNLSKKEIRQAIRAMVSSSDVSNGFGIPNYLALPSTMASEIGYQLSTESAEQFFEQLGIKDKKPLNIKITFDDQGRHKEIANRIARTLGQSDLFRVSLDPVPWERLLRKRRNKDFQLIRSGWCADYSDPVLFLNQFHSTSLDNKSGYSNPVVDEKLEKLRNESLTIEQRDNLILEITQQLEKDVALLPLFQYQRRVSVAPDIVGIDKDNSSEVIYSKDLYRNKEKG
- a CDS encoding TonB-dependent hemoglobin/transferrin/lactoferrin family receptor, with the translated sequence MSVLDHKTARFSLITLALFSYCGSIALAAENDEVSELDTITVTPGQDGVNTPNKKVAETVKTSRTLEKQQVQNSRDLVRYDTGITVVETGRFGSSGFAIRGVDENRVAITVDGLHQAEALSSQGFKELFEGYGNFNNTRNSVEMETLKQVTINKGANSVKVGSGALGGSVVYETKDARDLLIDRDFFYSIKGGLADANKQAYHSQTLAGRYKWFDVLAVYTKRNQHQLKNFDYSHYDNAVFGQEREKADPYHIQKESTLVKLGFQPNEENRLSFTFDGYTNKARGHDYSYNLTPRSASDFGRDNFTDVVGQRYTDDKSTRKNYAITFENYSQTPLWDSMKVTFSDQKIKNRARTEEYCRGDYCQEIANPIGLKVDSANVVDSNGGIVDIVKTAASTAGLTSLQDSQGNLHNAGYSLTPVNEYYFDCTIFDCNSNITTYLSPQQTAGRTGQDIYYEKHNIDLTKDRVSFDTSIDGFDDNWDPIIEHRTYNVDVTDEEFNNKKYKKLSATYTQYSSFLERNVDFATRDIFAVLPASKGFLERDWKERDLDTDTKQINLDFTKYLSIKNTEHEISYGGSYAETKKRMVNRQGYDATNPQWWAETYAPDCSAPGVAGNALSCPVSEGETSFLVPVKSKEGALYIADEIQFNSVFGIDFGYRFDKIKYKPNYKPGISPKIPDGMVEGLFIPLETLPEEPRWWTYQSQNDPNYLRDLAEYNRIKEANDKNAEANIQYFSQKKKFNSNSYSFGMNLDPLDFLKVQAKYSRGFRAPTHEELYFTFRHPDFTIKPNVDLEPEIAKTKEIAFTFHKNNSFITLSGFKTDYDNFLDLRYVGVQRVNINANSALDFDIYQNVNRQNASVKGFEVNSLLSLGDVYSNLEGFTVGWKFTKQKGKVLTENDGRVPMNAIQPTTAVYSIGYASPSGKFGGDIYVTHASAKKAKDTYNMFWRNEQALGDPINGKEVSDSSSHWLSKSYTTLDFIGFVRPIEDLTVRFGAYNITNKKYITWDSARSIRSFGTTNRVRKSDGLGLNRFTAPGRNFRLDLEYVF
- the apbC gene encoding iron-sulfur cluster carrier protein ApbC, producing MNQISEQQLAEITKIFQNFKHETLQKDLITLNTLKKAELVNGVLRVELAMPFAWNTAFKQFKQDIEEKIKKVVNADRIKWVINYKIATLKRANNHPAVNGVKNIIAVTSGKGGVGKSTTAVNLALALKAQGARVGILDADIYGPSIPHMLGAADQRPTSPDNQHMTPIEVHGIFSNSIGYLMDANNATIWRGPMASSALSQLLQETWWPDLDYLVIDMPPGTGDIQLTLSQQIPVTGAVVVTTPQDIALLDAIKGISMFERVSVPVLGIIENMSVYICSNCGHHENIFGTGGAAKVAEKYNTQVLGQLPLHIKLREDLDKGIPTVVADPNHEISQFYLDLAAKVASELYWQGSVIPSEIMIREVK